A region of Staphylococcus sp. IVB6181 DNA encodes the following proteins:
- a CDS encoding ABC transporter ATP-binding protein produces MAILTVSNLTKVFGNKQVAQEVLKGLSFKVEKGEFISIMGPSGSGKTTLLNMLSSIDYITQGSVELNGHQLQKLSNKALSEVRKKEIGFIFQDYNLLDTLTVKENIMLPLSIQKLSKKDAEVRFNEVVEALGITEIAHKYPSEISGGQKQRVSAARAFITRPAIIFADEPTGALDSKSAQDLLRRLKSMNERFNTTILMVTHDPAAASYSNRVIMLKDGQIHSELYQGERTKQAFYKEIIQAQSVLGGVQYEL; encoded by the coding sequence ATGGCAATTCTAACAGTATCCAATTTAACTAAAGTATTTGGAAACAAACAAGTGGCGCAAGAGGTGCTTAAGGGTTTGTCGTTTAAAGTTGAAAAAGGTGAATTTATTTCAATTATGGGGCCATCAGGTTCTGGTAAAACGACATTATTGAATATGTTAAGTTCAATTGATTATATTACACAAGGATCAGTTGAGTTGAATGGACATCAACTTCAGAAGTTAAGTAATAAAGCTTTGTCTGAAGTACGCAAGAAAGAAATCGGATTTATTTTCCAAGATTACAATCTGCTTGATACTTTAACGGTTAAAGAAAATATTATGCTGCCGCTATCGATTCAAAAGCTGTCTAAAAAAGATGCGGAAGTACGTTTTAATGAGGTTGTCGAAGCATTAGGTATTACAGAAATCGCACATAAATATCCTTCAGAGATTTCAGGAGGTCAAAAGCAGCGTGTTTCAGCAGCACGTGCATTTATAACAAGACCTGCAATTATCTTTGCGGATGAGCCGACAGGGGCATTAGATTCTAAAAGTGCGCAAGATTTATTGCGCCGTTTAAAATCAATGAATGAACGTTTTAATACAACGATTTTAATGGTGACACATGATCCTGCCGCAGCAAGTTATTCTAACCGTGTCATTATGCTGAAAGATGGACAAATTCATTCTGAATTATATCAAGGCGAACGTACAAAACAGGCGTTCTATAAAGAAATCATTCAAGCACAAAGTGTCTTGGGCGGTGTTCAATATGAGCTTTAA
- a CDS encoding HAMP domain-containing sensor histidine kinase, whose protein sequence is MTSIKRIYHYLVSRLNWLALILGFQVFLVVLAYLDPDLSLGSVGYVILCNLIFTLVFLIFAYFYETAFNKQLSEMREIEELKHKEAANTPMESEVLDYLYTMIQRQKHIVSEQAIQLNAHEQSLTEFVHEIKTPLTALQLLIDQETDETRRNEMLYEWSRMNQMLDNQLYLTRLNSKQQDLYFDKVSLKRMVIGEIQLTRNICRQRGIGFDMDFEADFQVFTDMKWCKMMLRQVISNAVKYSHPSTEITINAYKAQEQVCLSITDTGRGIATNDLPRIFERGFTSTQYRHETTSSGIGLYLVDQIKDALQIQVEVDSTVNKGTTVTFVFPKQNEILSRMSEVTILSL, encoded by the coding sequence TGGATCCTGATTTATCACTTGGTTCGGTAGGCTATGTGATTTTATGCAATCTGATATTTACACTGGTGTTCTTAATCTTTGCTTACTTTTATGAAACAGCATTTAATAAGCAGCTGTCAGAGATGCGAGAGATTGAGGAGTTAAAACATAAAGAAGCAGCAAATACACCGATGGAGAGTGAAGTACTGGATTATCTGTATACGATGATTCAGCGTCAAAAGCACATTGTATCGGAACAAGCCATTCAATTGAATGCACACGAACAAAGCTTAACGGAGTTTGTGCATGAAATTAAAACACCGCTGACTGCGCTGCAGTTATTAATTGACCAAGAAACAGATGAAACACGCCGCAATGAAATGTTGTACGAATGGTCGCGTATGAATCAAATGCTGGATAACCAGCTGTACTTAACACGGCTGAATTCGAAGCAGCAAGACCTCTATTTTGATAAAGTCTCCTTGAAACGAATGGTGATAGGAGAAATTCAGCTCACGCGCAATATCTGCAGGCAGCGCGGTATCGGCTTTGATATGGATTTCGAAGCGGATTTTCAAGTGTTTACAGATATGAAGTGGTGCAAAATGATGCTGCGGCAAGTGATTTCAAATGCGGTGAAATACAGTCATCCAAGTACCGAAATCACAATCAATGCTTATAAAGCACAAGAGCAAGTGTGCTTAAGCATCACAGATACTGGACGCGGGATTGCGACGAATGATTTGCCGCGGATTTTTGAACGCGGTTTTACTTCTACGCAATATCGTCACGAAACGACTTCTTCAGGTATCGGTTTATATTTAGTGGACCAAATTAAAGATGCACTTCAGATTCAAGTAGAGGTAGATTCAACAGTCAATAAAGGGACAACAGTGACTTTTGTTTTTCCAAAACAAAATGAAATATTGTCACGTATGTCTGAAGTGACAATATTGTCACTTTAA